In Deinococcus psychrotolerans, a genomic segment contains:
- a CDS encoding YdgA family protein has protein sequence MTRLKNSPRRSGLPALGIGLLVVLGALAGATAYTGSQTVQTQEDLASTLKAQVNASGYARVTSSTYQRGFLSSTQVLNVMLGKEGEAGSVPIIITNRIQHGPLPGFKTVGNALIDTEVKFADAALQKKVEEALGGQQPVIRTVVGLDGSTNTHFEVPKGQFSDQGAAITWQPLTGDVSNGLSASSRIDWPEFKVTSPEGNLTFSGLSGSGTTRKQNADDLLGVGDQTMTLKSLTYSSTSGEAKGNFTLSDLKAGGKSTLDGGFYNAALLYDIGQLALEMPGSPAQNYKNVQLHLSMNHLSREPLSRLAKTFSELGKQSQANPNQTPDVSDAQQKAMLDDAVALLKAQPVLSVDRVSLTQPSGEIVLTGKAELPGAAELSSENVEMLSASPLAALGLAKLQAQFKAPEAALRELLTNLAPEAVQNLDGMIQAGMLKREGTLLVSDMAFESGAGTVNGQALGGGF, from the coding sequence ATGACTCGTCTCAAAAACAGCCCCCGCCGCTCCGGTTTGCCCGCCCTCGGGATTGGCCTGCTGGTGGTGCTGGGCGCACTCGCCGGAGCCACCGCCTACACCGGAAGCCAAACCGTGCAGACCCAAGAAGACCTGGCCAGCACCCTCAAAGCGCAGGTCAACGCCAGCGGCTACGCCCGCGTGACCAGCAGCACCTATCAGCGCGGCTTCCTGTCCAGCACCCAGGTGCTCAACGTGATGCTGGGCAAAGAAGGTGAGGCGGGCAGCGTGCCAATCATCATCACCAACCGCATTCAGCATGGGCCGCTGCCGGGCTTTAAAACGGTGGGCAACGCCCTGATCGACACCGAAGTGAAGTTTGCTGATGCCGCTTTGCAGAAAAAAGTAGAGGAAGCCCTCGGCGGCCAGCAGCCCGTCATTCGCACGGTGGTGGGTCTCGACGGCAGCACCAATACCCATTTCGAGGTGCCCAAGGGCCAATTCAGCGATCAGGGCGCGGCGATCACTTGGCAGCCGCTGACCGGCGACGTGAGCAACGGCCTGAGCGCCAGTAGCCGGATAGACTGGCCCGAATTCAAAGTCACTTCGCCGGAAGGCAACCTCACCTTCAGCGGGCTGAGCGGCAGCGGCACCACCCGCAAGCAAAACGCCGACGATCTGCTGGGCGTGGGCGACCAGACCATGACCCTCAAAAGCCTGACCTACAGCAGCACGTCAGGCGAGGCCAAAGGCAACTTCACGCTCAGCGACCTCAAAGCAGGCGGCAAAAGTACGCTGGACGGCGGCTTTTACAATGCGGCCCTGCTTTACGACATCGGGCAACTGGCTCTCGAAATGCCGGGCAGCCCCGCGCAAAACTACAAGAATGTCCAGCTTCACCTGAGCATGAATCACCTCAGCCGCGAGCCGCTCTCGCGCCTTGCCAAGACCTTCAGCGAACTCGGCAAGCAAAGTCAGGCCAACCCCAACCAAACCCCCGATGTCAGCGACGCCCAGCAAAAGGCGATGCTGGACGACGCGGTGGCGCTGCTCAAAGCCCAGCCGGTACTGTCGGTCGACCGCGTCAGCTTGACGCAGCCCAGCGGCGAGATTGTACTGACGGGCAAGGCCGAATTGCCCGGAGCCGCCGAACTCAGCAGCGAGAACGTGGAAATGCTGAGCGCTTCCCCGCTGGCCGCGCTGGGCCTCGCCAAGTTGCAGGCCCAGTTCAAAGCCCCTGAAGCGGCCCTGCGCGAACTGCTGACCAACCTCGCCCCCGAAGCGGTTCAAAACCTCGACGGCATGATTCAGGCCGGAATGCTTAAGCGCGAAGGCACCCTTTTGGTCAGCGACATGGCTTTCGAGAGCGGCGCAGGCACGGTCAACGGCCAAGCCTTGGGCGGCGGATTCTAA
- a CDS encoding ABC transporter permease subunit: MSAASVNSGKQLGARTWLALAFFAVIAVLPFLLPTFYLTLLGNVGIYALVALGLVLLTGVAGSTSFGQAAFMGVGAYTSAVLCLRFGLSPWLTLFAAVVVTGVVALILGAITLRMQGHFLPLATIAWGLSLYYTFGNAPFAGGFTGLTGVPPISLFGLDLNTPNRFYWLVWAVLALCAWVTQNLLQSRTGRAMRALRGGVTVAESFGVNTYALRVQTFLLSAVLAAVAGWLYAHGQGFINPTPFGLSQGIEFLFMAVVGGSGSVGGAILGAGLITLLRDQLQNLLPKLLGQSGDFVTPVFGILVILMLQVAREGLWPLLERVLPKPSQTLMPRTERLPLHVKPASGEELLKLEGVSKHFGGLKAVNEVSFSLHSGEILGLIGPNGAGKSTLFNVISGVLAPTSGKVTLRGKDISRFASRQIARLGMARTFQHVRLFPEMTLLGNAMMGGYTRAHAGMTRSLLHLERSEEAALQHAAAEQLGRVGLGNVFELAGNLPLGQQRILEIARALVADPTLLLLDEPAAGLRVGEKRELSALLRKLQGEGVTILIVEHDMDLVMNVVDRLVVMNYGEKLAEGTPREIQQHPAVREAYLGGAA, from the coding sequence ATGAGCGCGGCAAGCGTAAACAGCGGCAAGCAGCTGGGCGCGAGAACCTGGCTGGCGCTGGCCTTCTTCGCCGTCATCGCCGTGCTGCCCTTCTTGCTGCCCACTTTTTACCTGACCTTGCTCGGCAACGTCGGCATCTACGCGCTGGTGGCGCTGGGTCTGGTGCTGCTGACCGGCGTGGCAGGCAGCACCAGCTTCGGGCAGGCGGCCTTCATGGGCGTCGGAGCCTACACCAGCGCCGTGCTGTGCCTGCGCTTCGGCCTCTCGCCCTGGCTGACGTTGTTCGCGGCGGTGGTCGTCACAGGGGTGGTGGCGCTGATTCTAGGGGCCATCACGCTGCGGATGCAGGGCCACTTTCTGCCGCTGGCGACGATTGCCTGGGGGCTGAGCCTCTACTACACCTTCGGCAACGCGCCGTTCGCGGGCGGCTTTACCGGCCTGACCGGGGTGCCGCCGATCTCGCTGTTCGGCCTCGACCTCAACACCCCCAACCGCTTTTACTGGCTGGTCTGGGCGGTGCTGGCACTGTGTGCCTGGGTCACGCAGAACCTGCTGCAAAGCCGCACCGGGCGGGCCATGCGTGCTCTACGCGGCGGCGTCACGGTGGCCGAGAGCTTCGGGGTCAACACCTACGCTCTGCGGGTGCAGACCTTCCTGCTCTCGGCGGTGCTGGCGGCGGTGGCCGGCTGGCTCTACGCGCACGGGCAGGGCTTTATCAACCCCACACCGTTCGGACTCTCGCAGGGCATCGAATTCCTGTTTATGGCGGTGGTAGGCGGTTCCGGCTCGGTGGGCGGAGCAATTCTGGGCGCGGGCCTGATTACTTTGCTGCGCGACCAGTTGCAAAACCTTCTGCCCAAGCTGCTGGGGCAATCCGGCGACTTCGTGACCCCCGTCTTCGGCATTCTGGTGATCCTGATGCTTCAGGTGGCCCGCGAAGGGCTGTGGCCGCTGCTGGAACGGGTGCTTCCCAAGCCTTCTCAAACCCTGATGCCGCGAACCGAGCGCCTGCCCCTGCATGTCAAACCCGCTTCCGGTGAGGAATTGCTCAAACTGGAAGGCGTCTCCAAGCATTTCGGCGGCCTCAAAGCGGTCAACGAGGTGTCGTTTAGCCTGCACAGCGGCGAGATTCTGGGCCTGATCGGCCCCAACGGCGCAGGCAAATCCACCCTCTTCAACGTGATTTCTGGGGTACTGGCGCCGACGTCCGGCAAAGTCACCCTGCGCGGCAAAGACATCTCGCGCTTCGCCTCGCGCCAGATCGCCCGCCTGGGCATGGCCCGCACCTTTCAGCACGTCCGGCTGTTTCCAGAAATGACGCTGCTGGGCAACGCCATGATGGGCGGCTACACCCGCGCCCACGCCGGAATGACCCGCAGCCTCTTGCACTTGGAGCGCAGTGAGGAAGCGGCCCTGCAACACGCCGCCGCAGAGCAACTCGGGCGGGTGGGTCTCGGCAACGTGTTTGAACTGGCGGGCAATTTGCCGCTGGGCCAGCAGCGCATCCTCGAAATCGCTCGGGCGCTGGTGGCCGACCCGACGTTGCTGCTGCTCGACGAACCGGCGGCGGGCCTGCGGGTGGGCGAAAAGCGCGAACTCTCGGCGCTGCTGCGCAAGTTGCAGGGCGAGGGCGTCACCATTTTGATCGTGGAGCATGACATGGATTTGGTGATGAACGTGGTTGACCGCTTGGTGGTCATGAATTACGGCGAGAAGCTAGCCGAGGGCACACCCAGAGAAATTCAGCAGCACCCCGCCGTGCGTGAGGCTTACTTGGGCGGCGCGGCGTGA
- a CDS encoding cupredoxin domain-containing protein, with amino-acid sequence MLPRSFARTLVGCAALNLGLSLAAPAAVYPFRHNLPPTLEPQAAGQLTVQTLESGRTESLLSLSGLTPQTAYMAHYHALGAQPGASACDSDGPVTLGFPAFKADAQGRASVKLSAAPNVLAGNAGAYVNVHLASDLASVPLCAAVLKVAALNGKAAPVSAKAAPAPVSLQKISIIDNAFRPPTLSIKVGDSVTWTHDGQITHNVKSTTAAGPQSGDLHHGDTYSFTFKQAGTYLFYCSYHEGMSGTITVTNR; translated from the coding sequence ATGCTGCCCAGGTCATTTGCCCGTACCCTCGTTGGTTGTGCCGCCCTGAATCTGGGCCTTTCGCTGGCCGCGCCCGCCGCCGTTTATCCGTTCCGTCACAATCTGCCCCCTACCCTTGAGCCTCAGGCCGCCGGTCAACTGACGGTGCAGACGCTGGAGTCTGGGCGCACCGAATCGCTGCTGAGTCTCAGCGGCCTGACGCCCCAGACCGCTTACATGGCCCACTATCACGCGCTGGGCGCTCAGCCCGGGGCCTCGGCGTGCGACTCTGACGGCCCGGTGACGTTGGGATTTCCCGCCTTCAAGGCTGATGCGCAGGGGCGGGCCAGCGTCAAGCTGAGCGCCGCGCCGAATGTGCTGGCCGGCAACGCGGGCGCGTATGTCAATGTCCACCTGGCGAGCGACCTGGCCAGCGTGCCGCTGTGCGCCGCCGTGCTCAAGGTCGCCGCGCTGAATGGCAAGGCTGCGCCCGTGAGTGCAAAGGCCGCGCCCGCGCCGGTCAGCTTGCAAAAGATCAGCATCATCGACAATGCCTTTCGCCCGCCTACCCTCAGTATCAAGGTGGGCGACAGCGTGACCTGGACGCACGACGGCCAGATTACCCACAACGTCAAATCCACCACTGCCGCCGGCCCTCAATCCGGTGACCTGCACCACGGCGATACCTACAGTTTTACCTTCAAACAAGCGGGCACGTATTTGTTTTACTGCTCGTACCATGAAGGCATGAGCGGCACCATCACTGTGACCAACCGCTAA
- the clpS gene encoding ATP-dependent Clp protease adapter ClpS, whose protein sequence is MTRRTPADPRFNDQSNTQTLERTQITRPRLYRVLLLNDDYTPMEFVVMVLGRYFRKSDSDAEMIMLAVHRKGQGVAGVYTREVAETKVAQVIEHARSEGYPLRVVAEPEPSA, encoded by the coding sequence ATGACCCGCCGCACGCCCGCCGATCCCCGTTTCAACGACCAGTCCAATACCCAAACCTTAGAGCGCACCCAAATTACCCGCCCGCGCCTGTACCGGGTGCTGCTGCTCAATGACGATTACACGCCGATGGAATTCGTGGTGATGGTGCTGGGCCGCTACTTCCGCAAGTCGGACAGCGACGCCGAGATGATCATGCTGGCCGTTCACCGCAAGGGGCAGGGCGTGGCCGGGGTGTATACCCGCGAGGTGGCCGAAACCAAAGTCGCGCAGGTCATAGAGCACGCCCGCAGTGAAGGCTATCCGCTGCGGGTGGTGGCCGAGCCGGAGCCGAGCGCGTAA
- a CDS encoding CHRD domain-containing protein, producing the protein MMKASNVILGMAAMSMLGSCAMMMAKPTTYTFKHNAVAADPSAMGTAAVMADSAGMSKTTLTLSGLTPGKAYIAHYHAFGPDSSTNPCASNGPVTVGFPNFTADAAGSATVMLSADMTKIAGDMGAYINVHYASDPSVVPVCAAIKMTKG; encoded by the coding sequence ATGATGAAAGCAAGCAACGTTATTTTGGGAATGGCCGCCATGTCGATGTTGGGATCGTGTGCCATGATGATGGCCAAGCCCACCACTTACACCTTCAAGCACAACGCGGTGGCAGCAGATCCGTCGGCGATGGGCACGGCGGCCGTGATGGCCGACAGCGCCGGTATGAGCAAAACCACCCTGACCCTCAGCGGCCTGACCCCCGGTAAAGCCTACATTGCCCACTACCACGCCTTCGGCCCGGATTCGAGCACCAATCCGTGTGCGTCCAACGGCCCCGTCACCGTCGGCTTCCCCAACTTCACCGCTGACGCCGCCGGAAGCGCCACGGTGATGCTGAGCGCCGACATGACCAAGATCGCCGGTGATATGGGCGCTTACATCAACGTCCACTACGCCAGCGATCCCAGCGTCGTGCCAGTGTGCGCCGCGATCAAAATGACCAAGGGCTAA
- a CDS encoding ABC transporter substrate-binding protein, translating into MKRTLLFSLTALLLTSASAEIRIGVIVSATGPAASLGIPEKNTVALLPKKIAGQDVTYIILDDASDTTTAVTDVRKLIQDNKVDLIIGTTTTPASLAMIDVVAQAKVPMISLAASEGIIKPVDDKRSWVFKTPQTDAIMAAAIVDHMAKNGIKTVGYIGFNDAYGEGWFAELQKNAAAKGIKIVASERYNRTDTSVTAQALKVSAAKPDAVLIGASGVPGVLPQKALRDRGFTGKIYQTHGVANPDFLRVGGKDVEGAILPAGPILVADQLPDTNPNKKVGLSYVNQYEKLYGKDSVSTFGGHMYDAGLILQKAVPKALKAAKPGTPEFREALRAAIEGTRNVIGAHGIFNMSATDHLGLDARSRVMVVVQDGTWKLLK; encoded by the coding sequence ATGAAACGCACCCTACTGTTTTCCCTGACCGCCCTTCTTTTGACCAGTGCCAGCGCCGAAATCCGCATCGGCGTGATTGTCAGCGCCACCGGCCCCGCCGCCAGCTTGGGCATTCCCGAAAAGAACACGGTGGCCCTGCTGCCCAAGAAAATCGCCGGGCAAGACGTCACTTACATCATCCTCGACGACGCCTCCGACACCACCACCGCCGTCACCGACGTCCGCAAGCTGATTCAGGACAACAAAGTCGATTTGATTATCGGCACGACCACCACCCCCGCCAGCCTCGCCATGATCGACGTGGTGGCGCAGGCCAAAGTCCCGATGATCAGCCTCGCGGCCTCCGAGGGCATCATCAAGCCGGTGGACGACAAGCGCAGTTGGGTCTTTAAAACGCCGCAGACCGACGCGATCATGGCCGCCGCCATCGTGGATCACATGGCCAAAAACGGAATCAAGACGGTGGGCTATATCGGCTTCAACGACGCTTACGGCGAAGGCTGGTTTGCCGAGCTTCAGAAAAACGCCGCTGCCAAGGGCATCAAAATTGTCGCCTCCGAGCGCTACAACCGCACCGACACCAGCGTGACGGCGCAGGCGCTCAAGGTATCGGCAGCCAAACCCGACGCTGTACTGATCGGCGCTTCGGGCGTGCCGGGCGTGCTGCCGCAAAAAGCGCTGCGCGACCGGGGCTTTACCGGCAAAATCTACCAAACGCACGGCGTCGCCAACCCCGACTTCCTGCGCGTGGGCGGCAAAGACGTGGAGGGCGCGATCTTGCCCGCCGGCCCGATTTTGGTGGCCGACCAACTCCCCGACACCAACCCCAACAAGAAAGTCGGCCTGAGCTACGTCAACCAGTACGAAAAACTCTACGGCAAGGACTCGGTCAGCACCTTCGGCGGGCACATGTATGACGCCGGCCTGATTTTGCAAAAAGCCGTCCCCAAAGCGCTCAAAGCCGCCAAACCCGGCACGCCCGAGTTCCGCGAGGCGCTCAGAGCGGCCATCGAAGGCACCCGCAACGTCATCGGAGCGCACGGCATCTTCAACATGTCGGCCACCGATCACCTCGGCCTTGATGCCCGCTCCCGCGTCATGGTCGTCGTGCAAGACGGCACTTGGAAACTGCTGAAATAA
- a CDS encoding AAA family ATPase produces the protein MLAQPFRNTLQRAADLAAERSHEYVTLEHLLYALTDDPDAKNALSASGTDLERLKADLNEVLATFETVDEAPELTFTVQEVVQDAILQRHASGKGNQDVTGDLVLVELMEQPDSFARAALEAQGVTRLALLEYVSHGGNGEKEIAGIDGTAPEAETVQDPLAAYTADLTQQAEDGELDPVIGRENELTRMLHILARRSKNNPVLVGEPGVGKTALAEGLAQHVVSGKAPGFLKGARIYALDMGALIAGTRYRGDFEQRLKAVLKALEGQNTVLFIDELHTLVGAGATESGSMDAANLLKPALARGSLRVLGATTPQELRHLEKDRALWRRFGVVDVPEPSEEDALAILRGLQSRYAEHHKVTYSDAALDAAVKLSARYIRDRFLPDKAIDVIDEAGAARSVRGEGGEISEADIEATVARIARVPVGQVKAEEVQSLATLEADLAARVYGQDAAVKAISSAVKLARAGLRDARKPQGAFLFAGPTGVGKTELARALAERLGVELLRFDMSEYQEAHTVARLIGAPPGYVGFDQGGLLTDAIAKQPHAVLLLDEIEKAHPDVYNLFLQLLDHGTLTDHAGKKIDGRGLMVLFTTNAGAADASRPALGFGRTGREGELMEAVKRSFAPEFRNRLDAVIPFAALSETVMTQVVDKFLAELDAQLAERSVTLSVTPAARALIAKLGYDPAMGARPLARVIEDKLKRPLADELLFGRLKGGGAVTVGVKDGELILR, from the coding sequence ATGCTTGCCCAACCCTTCCGCAACACCCTCCAACGCGCCGCTGACCTCGCTGCCGAGCGCAGCCACGAATACGTCACGCTTGAGCACCTGCTGTATGCCCTGACCGATGACCCCGACGCCAAAAACGCGCTGAGCGCCAGCGGCACCGACTTGGAGCGCCTCAAAGCCGATTTGAATGAAGTGCTGGCGACCTTTGAGACCGTTGACGAAGCCCCCGAGCTGACGTTCACGGTGCAGGAAGTGGTGCAAGACGCCATCTTGCAGCGCCACGCCAGCGGCAAAGGCAATCAGGACGTGACCGGCGACTTGGTCTTGGTGGAGCTGATGGAGCAGCCCGACAGCTTCGCCCGCGCCGCGCTGGAAGCTCAGGGCGTGACCCGACTGGCGCTGCTGGAGTATGTGAGTCACGGCGGCAACGGGGAGAAGGAAATCGCGGGCATAGACGGAACGGCCCCCGAAGCTGAGACAGTTCAAGACCCGCTGGCCGCTTACACCGCTGACCTGACCCAGCAAGCCGAGGACGGAGAACTCGACCCGGTGATTGGCCGCGAGAACGAGCTGACGAGAATGCTGCACATTTTGGCCCGCCGCAGCAAAAACAATCCGGTGTTGGTGGGCGAACCCGGCGTGGGCAAAACCGCGCTGGCCGAGGGTTTGGCGCAGCATGTGGTCAGCGGCAAGGCTCCAGGCTTCCTCAAAGGAGCCCGCATCTACGCGCTGGACATGGGCGCACTGATCGCCGGAACCCGCTACCGGGGCGACTTCGAGCAGCGCCTCAAGGCCGTGCTGAAGGCGCTGGAAGGCCAGAACACCGTGCTGTTTATCGACGAGCTTCACACGCTGGTCGGAGCCGGGGCCACCGAGAGCGGCAGCATGGACGCCGCCAACTTGCTCAAGCCTGCGCTGGCGCGTGGGAGCCTAAGGGTATTGGGCGCGACCACGCCGCAGGAGTTGCGCCACCTCGAAAAAGACCGGGCCTTGTGGAGGCGTTTTGGCGTGGTGGACGTGCCAGAGCCGAGCGAGGAAGATGCGCTGGCGATTTTGCGGGGGCTGCAAAGCCGCTACGCCGAGCACCACAAAGTGACCTACAGCGACGCCGCGCTGGACGCCGCCGTCAAGCTCTCGGCCCGCTACATCCGCGACCGCTTTTTGCCCGACAAAGCCATCGACGTGATCGACGAGGCGGGAGCAGCCCGTTCGGTGCGCGGCGAGGGCGGCGAGATCAGTGAGGCCGACATCGAGGCGACGGTGGCCCGCATCGCCCGCGTGCCAGTGGGTCAGGTCAAGGCCGAGGAAGTGCAGTCGCTGGCAACGCTGGAGGCCGATCTGGCTGCCCGCGTCTACGGGCAAGACGCCGCCGTGAAAGCCATTTCCAGCGCCGTCAAGCTGGCCCGCGCTGGGCTGCGCGACGCCCGCAAGCCGCAAGGAGCCTTTTTGTTCGCGGGGCCGACCGGGGTGGGCAAAACCGAGCTGGCCCGCGCCCTCGCTGAGCGGCTGGGCGTGGAACTGTTGCGGTTCGATATGAGCGAGTATCAGGAAGCGCATACGGTGGCCCGCCTCATCGGTGCGCCTCCCGGTTATGTGGGCTTTGATCAGGGCGGCCTGCTCACCGACGCGATTGCCAAGCAGCCGCACGCCGTGTTGCTGCTCGATGAAATTGAGAAGGCCCACCCCGACGTTTATAACCTGTTCTTGCAACTGCTCGATCACGGCACCCTGACCGACCACGCGGGCAAGAAGATCGACGGGCGCGGCTTGATGGTGCTGTTTACCACCAACGCCGGAGCCGCCGACGCCTCGCGGCCCGCGTTGGGGTTCGGGCGTACGGGCCGCGAGGGTGAGCTGATGGAAGCAGTCAAGCGGTCGTTTGCGCCGGAGTTCCGCAACCGCCTCGACGCGGTGATTCCCTTTGCCGCGCTCTCGGAAACGGTGATGACACAGGTGGTGGACAAGTTTTTGGCCGAGCTGGACGCCCAACTTGCGGAGCGCAGCGTCACCCTGAGCGTCACGCCCGCCGCCCGCGCCCTGATCGCCAAGCTCGGCTACGACCCGGCGATGGGCGCTCGTCCGCTGGCCCGCGTGATTGAGGACAAGCTCAAGCGCCCGCTGGCCGACGAGCTGCTGTTCGGGCGCTTGAAGGGCGGCGGCGCGGTGACGGTGGGCGTTAAGGACGGAGAGCTGATTTTGCGGTAA
- a CDS encoding ABC transporter ATP-binding protein: protein MSLLSVQDLHVNYGRVEALHGVSLDVDAGQIVSVIGPNGAGKTTLLSALAGVLPSRGEAAYQGESLRGVSVEERVSRGLVMVPEKRELFGSMTVADNLLLGSFSRRNRSHVKADLDGVYVRFPRLLERRKQLAGTLSGGEQQMLAIGRALMTSPKLLMLDEPSLGLAPIIVREIFKIVESLREGGVTVLLVEQNARAALACSDHGYVLETGDVKLSGPAQQLADDPAVTSAYLGTAEA from the coding sequence GTGAGCCTCCTTTCTGTTCAAGATTTGCACGTCAATTATGGCCGGGTGGAAGCCCTTCACGGCGTTTCGTTGGACGTGGACGCGGGCCAGATCGTCAGCGTCATCGGCCCCAACGGTGCGGGCAAAACCACCCTGCTCTCGGCGCTGGCCGGGGTGCTGCCCTCACGCGGCGAGGCGGCGTATCAGGGTGAGTCCTTGCGGGGCGTCAGCGTGGAGGAGCGGGTCAGCCGGGGGCTGGTGATGGTGCCGGAGAAGCGCGAACTGTTCGGCTCGATGACGGTGGCCGACAACCTGCTGCTCGGCTCGTTTTCCCGCCGCAACCGCAGCCACGTCAAGGCCGACTTAGACGGCGTGTACGTCCGCTTTCCGCGACTCTTGGAGCGCCGCAAGCAACTGGCCGGAACCTTATCGGGCGGCGAGCAGCAGATGCTGGCAATTGGCCGGGCGCTGATGACCTCACCCAAACTCTTGATGCTGGACGAGCCGTCTTTGGGCCTCGCGCCGATCATTGTGCGGGAAATCTTCAAGATCGTGGAGTCGCTGCGTGAGGGCGGCGTCACCGTGCTGCTGGTCGAGCAAAATGCGCGGGCAGCTTTGGCGTGCAGCGATCACGGGTATGTTCTGGAAACGGGAGACGTGAAGCTCAGCGGCCCCGCCCAGCAACTCGCCGACGATCCGGCGGTGACGAGCGCGTATTTGGGAACGGCAGAAGCCTAG
- a CDS encoding DUF4384 domain-containing protein, giving the protein MKKTLISAVTLGLSLGLLSAPAHAAPKISAQSIIVNPLPASLSVQVWTDRDTSGSKVPNYKVNDKIRIYTRVSSDAYVYLFNVDPNGKVDMILPNRFASGANFVKANTVKAFPAAGDQFTFDIAAPYGLNKVLALASLTPLNTSSIASFSDSQSNFAVSNVQGQQQLAQALSIVVNPVQNPIPQNSWISDVAYYNVAYGSTGSAAPVYNSPVVTLPAWNTQPVWRTQFESQQTTAQIYIQYANELQSKGYRLVNRDERGNTVNARFQGDDSAQLIISVRGGKFDVQIIRR; this is encoded by the coding sequence ATGAAAAAGACCCTGATCTCCGCCGTCACCCTCGGCCTTTCGCTTGGTCTCCTGAGCGCTCCCGCCCACGCCGCGCCCAAGATCAGTGCCCAGAGCATCATCGTCAACCCGCTTCCAGCTTCGCTCTCGGTGCAGGTCTGGACAGACCGCGACACCTCTGGCTCGAAAGTGCCCAACTACAAGGTCAACGACAAGATTCGCATCTACACCCGTGTCAGCAGCGACGCATACGTCTACCTCTTCAACGTTGACCCCAACGGCAAAGTGGACATGATTTTGCCCAACCGCTTTGCCAGCGGCGCGAACTTTGTCAAGGCCAACACCGTCAAGGCGTTCCCGGCCGCCGGTGATCAGTTCACCTTCGACATCGCCGCGCCCTACGGCCTCAACAAAGTCTTGGCGCTGGCCAGCTTGACCCCGCTCAACACCTCCTCGATTGCCAGCTTCAGTGACAGCCAGAGCAACTTTGCCGTCAGCAACGTGCAGGGCCAGCAGCAACTCGCCCAGGCCCTGAGCATCGTGGTCAACCCGGTTCAGAACCCGATTCCCCAGAACAGCTGGATCAGTGACGTGGCGTACTACAACGTGGCCTACGGCTCCACCGGAAGCGCGGCTCCGGTCTACAACTCGCCCGTCGTGACGCTGCCGGCTTGGAACACCCAGCCCGTCTGGCGCACCCAGTTCGAGAGCCAGCAGACCACCGCCCAGATCTACATCCAGTACGCCAACGAACTGCAAAGCAAGGGCTACCGCTTGGTCAACCGTGACGAGCGCGGCAACACCGTCAACGCCCGCTTTCAGGGAGACGACAGCGCCCAGCTGATCATCAGCGTGCGCGGCGGCAAGTTCGACGTGCAGATTATTCGCCGCTGA
- a CDS encoding branched-chain amino acid ABC transporter permease has protein sequence MDLAQIFDPAIFPVLAADGLTNGAVYALLSLALVLVFAVTRVIFVAQGEFVSFGALTLASLQLGKVPGTLWLVLALLAISAVVEGISQVRQGQARRAGLVLLCAVAIGVGLWALLTWLAPLKLALPLQVLLTLLLVVPLGPLSYRLAFMPLREASTLVLLIAAVSLHLVLSGLGLAFFGAEGSRTPAFAEGQVTLGQVQLSAQSLVTILVSAALMLALYFFFDRTLAGKALRATAVNRLGARLSGISPVRAGYVSFTLAATIGALSGLLIGPSTPLSYDSGFLIGLKGFVGAIVGGLVSYPVAALGALLVGLLESFASFSFSAWKEVIVFGLILPVLLWRSLTTRHAEEEE, from the coding sequence TTGGACTTAGCCCAGATCTTTGACCCCGCCATCTTCCCCGTTCTCGCTGCCGACGGCCTGACCAACGGCGCGGTCTACGCCCTGCTCAGCCTCGCACTGGTGCTGGTGTTCGCCGTCACGCGGGTCATCTTCGTGGCTCAGGGCGAGTTCGTTTCGTTCGGAGCGCTGACGCTGGCCAGCTTGCAACTCGGCAAAGTTCCCGGCACGCTGTGGCTGGTGCTGGCACTCCTGGCCATCAGCGCGGTGGTGGAGGGCATTTCGCAAGTTCGGCAGGGCCAAGCGAGGCGGGCCGGCCTGGTGCTGCTCTGTGCGGTTGCCATCGGCGTGGGGCTGTGGGCGCTGCTGACCTGGTTGGCTCCCCTCAAGCTGGCGCTGCCGCTGCAAGTGCTGCTGACCCTGCTGCTGGTCGTGCCGCTGGGGCCGCTGTCCTACCGGCTGGCCTTCATGCCGCTGCGGGAAGCCAGCACACTCGTTCTGCTGATCGCTGCCGTCAGCCTGCACTTGGTGCTCAGCGGGCTGGGACTGGCCTTCTTCGGAGCCGAAGGCTCGCGCACGCCCGCCTTTGCCGAGGGGCAAGTCACGCTGGGGCAGGTGCAGCTCAGCGCCCAGAGCTTGGTTACCATTCTGGTCAGCGCCGCGTTGATGCTGGCCCTGTATTTCTTTTTTGACCGGACGCTGGCGGGCAAGGCGCTCAGAGCCACCGCCGTCAACCGGCTGGGCGCGAGGCTCAGCGGTATCAGTCCGGTGCGGGCCGGCTACGTCAGCTTCACGCTGGCCGCCACTATCGGAGCGCTCAGCGGCCTGCTGATCGGCCCTTCGACCCCACTGAGTTACGACAGCGGCTTTTTGATCGGCCTCAAGGGCTTCGTGGGGGCCATCGTCGGCGGCTTGGTGTCGTATCCGGTGGCGGCGCTCGGCGCACTGCTGGTGGGCCTACTCGAGAGCTTTGCCTCATTCAGCTTCAGTGCTTGGAAGGAAGTTATTGTGTTTGGGCTGATTTTGCCGGTGCTGCTGTGGCGATCACTCACCACCCGCCACGCCGAGGAAGAAGAATGA